From one Lolium rigidum isolate FL_2022 chromosome 4, APGP_CSIRO_Lrig_0.1, whole genome shotgun sequence genomic stretch:
- the LOC124650291 gene encoding 60S acidic ribosomal protein P2B-like, which translates to MKLIAAYLLAHLGGKPSPTAADVKNILDSVGAEADENKLESLLAELKGKDITEVIACGREKFASVPSGGGAIAGGAPAAAAAGGGAAPAAESKKEEKVEEKEESDDDMGFSLFD; encoded by the exons ATGAAGCTGATCGCTGCCTACCTGCTTGCCCATCTGGGCGGGAAGCCTTCCCCAACTGCTGCTGATGTCAAGAACATCCTGGACTCAG TTGGTGCTGAAGCTGATGAAAACAAGCTCGAGTCCCTTCTTGCTGAACTCAAAGGCAAGGACATAACAGAAGTGATTGCATGTGGAAGGGAGAAGTTTGCTTCTGTGCCTTCAGGTGGTGGCGCCATTGCTGGGGGAGCTCCTGCTGCTGCGGCTGCTGGTGGCGGTGCGGCACCTGCTGCAGAgtcgaagaaggaggagaaggttGAAGAGAAGGAAGAATCTGATGAC